One Setaria viridis chromosome 7, Setaria_viridis_v4.0, whole genome shotgun sequence genomic region harbors:
- the LOC117864421 gene encoding kinesin-like protein KIN-12A, with the protein MRSLSLFSRHARHPTTPPPPSFSGGETPPRRRQPKENVDPSSYSSSPAHHDHGASPFRSPSSAAKPLSARNRLLPPRPPSSNPLKRKLDVSSAATLPHDAAAPAPDSGVQVVVRIRPPCRVDDEEAGEDGRGPEACVRKTAVNSVAIHGQDFTFDAVADAVSTQEDIFNLVGLPLVENCLSGFNSSIFAYGQTGSGKTYTMWGPLSALSEDSVSSERGLTPRVFEQLFSRIKEEQVKHADKELTYNCICSFLEIYNEQITDLLDPSQKNLQIREDVRTACVYVESLTKQYVFTMKDITQLLVKGLANRRTGATSANADSSRSHCVFTCVIKSESKNPEDGSSSTRSSRINLVDLAGSERQKLTHAAGDRLKEAGNINRSLSQLGNLINILAEISQSGKQRHHVPYRDSKLTFLLQESLGGNAKLAMICAVSPSQSCKSETLSTLRFAQRAKAIKNNAVVNEEKVEDVNALREQIRQLKDELHRMKSNGGLDGNNGSSATGWNPRRSLHLLKMSLGRPTTFQAIKEDSDEEMEIDENDVEKPYNHDNMAISPIKGKDSNGLRASRDASAGTSHVEALDGDKNLISTKRSCCDANKFSTGADVGDGKCKLNLAASIQKGLQVIESHQNNSAWRRASVVLNARIMDIQPCKVDVAIQTDPEESEARDNPLALIPSCLLEASANESRDPSACRDLQLVPADGAVPSDDQKQQHFLKAVEKVLAGAIRREMARDEQCAKQAAEIQQLNRLVQQYKHERECNAVIAQTLEGKIARLESLMDGTLPTEEFMNEEYLSLMNEHKILQKKYENHPDVLRAEIEVKRLQEELDMFRNSGDEKEVLQEEIQDLKNQLHYMLSSSSSIRRLLPPLPLSQGAYSGPGTKDKDGDINVADAPDWTEAESKWITLTEELRVELEATKSLVGKLQSELESEKKCSEELKEAVQTAIQGAARHLEQYADLQENHFRLLALHRRMREGVEDVKMRAEKAGIKGAELRFINALAAEISVLKAQNEGLQGQLRDTAEAVQAAGELLVRLKDAEEAEALAKKRRLVAEQETEKAYQEIEKLKKNYDQEILSLNERLAESSQSQCKDGAVQPEEPSDLEPPRYDTAGSPSGSQQWKVELDTLQQGGSFEVSKSTDLNSWFYGYDKCNI; encoded by the exons ATGCGGTCCCTCTCCCTCTTCTCGCGGCACGCGCGCCaccccaccacgccgccgccgccctccttctccggcggcgagaccccgccgcggcgccgccaacCCAAGGAGAACGTCGACCCTTCCTCCtactcctcctccccggcgcacCACGACCACGGCGCCTCCCCGTTCCGCTCCCCGTCCTCCGCCGCCAAGCCGCTCTCCGCCCGCAACCGCCTGctgcccccgcggccgccgtcctcgaacCCGCTCAAGAGGAAGCTCGACGTCTCGTCCGCGGCGACCCTGccgcacgacgccgccgcgcccgcgcccgactCCGGCGTCCAG GTGGTTGTGAGGATACGGCCGCCGTGccgggtcgacgacgaggaggcaGGCGAGGATGGGCGGGGGCCGGAGGCCTGCGTGCGCAAGACGGCGGTCAACTCGGTCGCGATCCACGGGCAGGACTTCACGTTCGATGCCGTCGCCGACGCGGTCTCCACGCAG GAGGATATATTTAACCTTGTTGGGCTGCCACTTGTTGAAAATTGCTTATCGGGTTTCAACAGCTCGATATTTGCCTACGGACAG ACTGGCAGTGGAAAAACCTACACTATGTGGGGGCCTCTGTCTGCGCTGTCAGAAGATTCAGTGAGCAGTGAGAGGGGGCTGACACCCCGCGTATTTGAGCAGTTGTTCTCCCGCATTAAAGAG GAACAAGTTAAACATGCAGATAAAGAGCTAACTTACAACTGTATCTGCTCATTTCTTGAG ATCTACAATGAACAGATAACAGATTTGCTAGATCCCTCGCAAAAGAATCTTCAG ATCAGAGAGGATGTTAGAACTGCCTGTGTTTATGTTGAATCATTGACAAAGCAGTATGTTTTCACTATGAAAGATATAACTCAGTTGTTGGTAAAG GGCCTGGCAAATCGGAGGACAGGAGCAACGAGTGCAAATGCTGATAGCTCACGATCGCATTGTGTCTTTACATGTGTCATTAAGTCTGAATCTAAG AATCCAGAGGATGGATCAAGCAGCACTAGATCAAGCAGGATAAACCTGGTAGATCTTGCTGGATCAGAGCGGCAAAAACTAACACACGCAGCTGGTGATCGATTAAAAGAAGCTGGGAATATAAATCGTTCACTTTCACAGCTCGG AAACTTGATTAATATACTAGCAGAAATATCGCAGTCCGGAAAACAAAGGCACCATGTTCCATATCGTGATTCCAAGCTCACATTTCTGTTACAAGAATCCCTAGGAGGCAATGCAAAACTTGCAATGATTTGCGCTGTTTCGCCATCCCAAAG CTGTAAGAGTGAAACATTAAGCACACTTAGATTTGCTCAACGTGCAAAAGCTATCAAAAACAATGCTGTAGTTAATGAAGAAAAAGTTGAGGATGTAAATGCGCTGCGTGAGCAAATCAGGCAGTTGAAG GATGAACTTCACCGGATGAAGTCTAATGGAGGCTTAGATGGAAACAATGGCAGTAGTGCCACTGGATGGAACCCTAGGCGCAGTTTGCATCTGCTGAAAATGAGCTTGGGTCGTCCTACAACATTCCAAGCTATCAAAGAAGATAGTGATGAGGAAATGGAAATTGATGAGAATGATGTTGAGAAGCCCTACAATCATGATAATATGGCAATATCTCCTATTAAAGGTAAAGATTCTAATGGTCTACGAGCTTCGAGGGATGCAAGTGCTGGCACTTCACATGTTGAAGCTCTTGATggggataagaatttgatatcCACAAAAAGATCCTGCTGTGATGCTAATAAATTTAGCACTGGTGCTGATGTTGGAGATGGCAAATGCAAGTTAAACCTTGCTGCAAGCATACAGAAGGGACTTCAAGTCATTGAAAGTCACCAAAACAATAGTGCATGGAGGAGAGCATCGGTTGTGTTAAATGCTAGAATCATGGATATTCAGCCTTGCAAGGTTGATGTTGCAATTCAAACAGATCCTGAAGAATCTGAAGCCAGAGATAACCCTCTAGCTCTGATTCCTAGTTGTCTACTTGAAGCTTCTGCAAATGAGAGTAGGGATCCCAGTGCTTGTAGGGATCTACAATTGGTACCTGCTGATGGGGCAGTACCATCTGATGACCAAAAGCAGCAACACTTTCTGAAA GCTGTGGAGAAGGTCTTGGCTGGAGCTATCAGGCGAGAGATGGCGCGTGATGAACAGTGCGCAAAGCAAGCTGCAGAAATTCAACAACTAAATCGTCTG GTGCAACAATATAAGCATGAACGTGAATGTAATGCTGTAATTGCACAAACACTGGAAGGAAAAATTGCTAGGCTCGAGAGTCTCATGGATGGAACTTTACCAACTGAAGAATTCATGAATGAAGAGTATTTATCACTTATGAATGAGCATAAG ATCCTTCAAAAGAAATATGAAAACCACCCCGATGTTTTGCGTGCTGAAATTGAGGTAAAGAGACTCCAGGAGGAATTGGATATGTTCAGGAACTCCGGGGACGAGAAAGAAGTTCTACAGGAGGAGATACAGGACCTGAAAAATCAGTTGCATTATAtgctttcatcatcatcatcaattcGTAGACTGTTGCCTCCACTGCCATTGTCTCAGGGAGCTTATTCTGGCCCTGGCACAAAAGATAAGGATGGTGATATTAATGTTGCGGATGCTCCTGATTGGACAGAAGCTGAGAGTAAATGGATTACACTCACAGAAGAGCTTAGAGTTGAACTTGAAGCAACTAAGTCCCTTGTTGGGAAGTTGCAGTCAGAATTGGAATCTGAGAAGAAATGCTCAGAAGAACTGAAGGAGGCAGTACAAACAGCAATTCAGGGAGCTGCAAGACACCTGGAACAGTATGCTGATCTCCAAGAGAACCATTTCCGTTTGCTTGCCCTGCATAGGAGGATGCGTGAGGGTGTTGAGGACGTGAAGATGAGAGCAGAAAAAGCTGGTATCAAAGGTGCTGAATTGCGCTTCATCAATGCCCTTGCAGCTGAAATCTCAGTTCTAAAAGCACAAAATGAAGGCCTTCAGGGCCAGCTAAGGGATACTGCTGaagctgttcaagcagctggtGAATTACTTGTACGATTGAAGGATGCAGAGGAAGCTGAAGCACTGGCAAAG AAGCGGAGGCTTGTGGCAGAGCAGGAGACCGAGAAGGCGTATCAGGAGATtgagaagttgaaaaagaactACGACCAGGAAATCCTCTCGCTAAACGAGCGTCTCGCTGAGTCCTCTCAGTCTCAGTGCAAGGATGGTGCTGTGCAGCCAGAAGAACCGAGCGATCTGGAGCCTCCTAGGTACGACACGGCTGGTAGCCCCAGCGGCAGCCAGCAATGGAAGGTGGAGTTGGACACCTTGCAACAAGGTGGATCATTTGAGGTATCCAAGAGCACGGACCTCAACTCGTGGTTCTATGGATACGACAAGTGTAACATCTGA
- the LOC117862958 gene encoding uncharacterized protein: MEYTTWAAWSPPNQYGYSSLFLYIRVNYRFPPSSLPPPPPASPRHRRVVMADEHFFPGPGDFPAGLGAAPFFGSASYAPPGLDAAAAAMQGFGLAWADLQLPDSSGAAAHFDSALSSLVSSPSHNAGGGYGAGGDDVAIIGDLIGRLGGICGAAAAASASNSCYSTPLSSPPRGGAASPAAAAAASLAFRGGCCGYPGGAAALETAGTGRLSRVASSKSFGAPALGSPDAAPPAKKRKASGKGKATSSAMTPAAAANASSKRSKVAAGGGAEGKDDDGGDNAAAAPEPEPAKGYIHVRARRGQATDSHSLAERVRRERISERMKMLQSLVPGCNKITGKALMLDEIINYVQSLQRQVEFLSMKLSTMNPELDLDARYQTAVLAPPHHQPAAEFPSYAAAAADPSFVTASHPPAQQQQQQLVDSCAGSFRPGSGWEAQDLQSVVARHNHSAAAAVHGHDLSYAPQSSPAAHESNSHGAGQQQQQQQGAAAASHMKLEQP, encoded by the exons ATGGAGTATACTACATGGGCTGCGTGGTCCCCACCCAACCAATACGGTTACTCTTCTCTTTTCTTATATATAAGGGTCAACTACCGCTTCCCCCCGTCCTCTctcccaccacctcctcccgcctccccgcgccaccgccgcgtcgtAATGGCTGACGAGCACTTCTTCCCCGGCCCCGGCGACTTCCCCGCCGGCCTCGGCGCTGCGCCCTTCTTCGGCTCTGCTTCCTACGCGCCGCCggggctcgacgccgccgccgccgcgatgcaGGGGTTCGGGCTGGCGTGGGCCGACCTGCAGCTGCCCGACtcctcgggcgccgccgcgcactTCGACTCCGCGCTCAGCTCCCTCGTCTCGTCCCCGTCCCACAATGCCGGCGGCGGCTACGGCGCCGGCGGAGACGACGTGGCCATCATCGGCGACCTCATCGGCCGCCTCGGCGGCAtctgcggcgccgccgcggccgccagcgCCAGCAACTCCTGCTACAGCACGCCGCTCAGCTCcccgccccgcggcggcgcagctTCGCCGGCCGCTGCGGCAGCAGCGTCGTTGGCCTTCCGGGGCGGCTGCTGCGGCTAccccggtggcgccgccgccctcgagACGGCCGGCACCGGCCGGCTGTCCCGCGTCGCCAGCAGCAAGTCGTTCGGCGCGCCGGCGTTGGGGAGCCCCgatgccgcgccgccggcgaagaaGCGCAAGGCCTCGGGGAAGGGCAAGGCCACATCTTCAGCCATG accccggcggcggcggccaatgCGAGCTCGAAGCGGTCGAAGgtcgcggcgggcggcggcgccgaaggCAAAGACGACGATGGCGGTGacaacgcggcggcggcgccagagcCGGAGCCGGCGAAGGGCTACATCCACGTCCgggcgcggcgggggcaggcCACGGATAGCCACAGCCTCGCGGAGAGG GTGCGGCGGGAGAGGATTAGCGAGAGGATGAAGATGCTGCAGTCCCTCGTGCCAGGCTGCAACAAG ATCACGGGGAAGGCCCTGATGCTGGACGAGATCATCAACTACGTGCAGTCGCTGCAGCGCCAGGTCGAG TTCCTGTCGATGAAGCTGTCGACGATGAACCCGGAGCTGGACTTGGACGCGCGCTACCAGACGGCGGTGCTGGCGCCGCCCCACCACCAGCCGGCCGCCGAGTTCCcctcctacgccgccgccgccgccgacccgtcGTTCGTCACGGCCTCCCACCCaccggcgcagcagcagcagcagcagctggtaGACTCGTGCGCCGGGTCCTTCCGCCCCGGCTCCGGCTGGGAGGCGCAGGACCTCCAGAGCGTCGTCGCGCGCCACAACcacagcgccgccgctgccgtccacGGCCACGACCTGTCGTACGCGCCGcagtcgtcgccggcggcacaCGAGAGTAATTCCCATG GAGcaggacagcagcagcagcagcagcagggggcggcggcagcgagccACATGAAGCTTGAGCAGCCATAA
- the LOC117865766 gene encoding uncharacterized protein has product MARAHLSTVIAIPTSSSTPLQRAPQVALAAATERVRDGTLSPDDAHHLLDELLRQATPVPGRALNNLLAALARAAPSAACSDGPSLAITLFNRMSQGAGPRVVPTTVCTYSILMDCCCRAARPDLVLAFFGRLLRLGLRLNAFALGNLLKGFCQAKRTDEALDMLHHLHWMHGLDCEPDVVLFNIVINGFFKECKVDKACNLFHEMIQLGVRPDVVTYSTVIDALCKARAMDKAEVVLRQMLDEGVQPDYKTYSSLIHGYSTLGEWNEAVKVFKGMTSQGVLPDVVTWSSFMSSLCKHGRIKEARNIFDSMVMKGQKPNAVSYSIMIHGYATKGCFDEMADLFNSMVRNGIVPDRKVFNILIKAYAARGMMDDAMLMFEEMRQQGVNPNVVNYATVIDALCKMGRLDDALEKFGEMVDQGVSPNIGVYQCLVLGSCSLGDFGKAKELISEAINKGVCSNNVFFYPIINNLCKEGRVTEAQDMFDFIISIGQRPDVVMYSSLMDGYCLVGQMEEALRVLDAMESAGLRPDAVAYGTLLNGYCKTGRIDDALSLFREMSLNGVKPTTCIYNIILDGLFRAGRTVPAKEKFHTMIESGIPVGIDTYNTVLRGLCQNNSVNEAMELFEKLRAMSVKIDIITLNIMICAMFKTRRIEEAKEMFATIPNNGLVPSVKTYRIMMTNFIKEGLLAEAHDIFSAMEKTRCAPDSKMLNLVVRLLLKEGDILRAGSYLFKIEEKNFALEASTIGSLISVFSSKKTCQKYIKLLPEKFNFLVEASHS; this is encoded by the coding sequence ATGGCCCGCGCCCACCTCTCCACGGTCATCGCCATCCCCACCTCCTCATCGACGCCTCTACAGCGCGCTCCCCAGGTCGCCTTGGCCGCCGCCACGGAGCGCGTGAGGGACGGGACGCTCAGCCCGGACGACGCGCACCACCTGCTCGACGAACTGCTGAGGCAGGCCACCCCCGTCCCTGGGCGTGCCCTGAACAACTTGCTTGCCGCACTCGCCCGCGCGGCGCCCTCTGCCGCCTGCAGCGATGGCCCCTCCCTCGCCATCACCCTCTTCAACCGCATGTCCCAGGGTGCTGGCCCGCGGGTCGTGCCAACCACGGTCTGCACCTATTCCATCCTCATGGACTGCTGCTGCCGTGCAGCACGCCCGGACTTGGTACTTGCCTTCTTTGGCCGCCTCCTCAGGTTGGGGCTGCGGTTGAATGCCTTCGCCCTCGGCAACCTCCTCAAGGGGTTCTGCCAGGCAAAGCGTACAGACGAGGCTTTGGACATGCTGCACCACCTCCACTGGATGCATGGACTAGACTGTGAGCCTGATGTCGTCTTGTTCAATATAGTCATCAATGGCTTCTTTAAAGAATGCAAAGTAGACAAAGCGTGCAATCTCTTCCATGAGATGATCCAGCTGGGAGTTCGACCTGATGTGGTGACTTACAGCACGGTTATTGATGCACTATGCAAGGCCAGAGCAATGGACAAGGCAGAGGTGGTCCTTCGACAGATGCTAGATGAAGGTGTTCAGCCCGATTACAAAACATATAGCAGCCTGATTCATGGATATTCCACTCTGGGAGAGTGGAATGAGGCGGTTAAGGTATTCAAAGGAATGACTAGCCAGGGTGTTCTGCCTGATGTTGTCACATGGAGCTCGTTCATGTCTTCACTTTGCAAACATGGAAGGATCAAGGAAGCTAGAAATATTTTTGATTCCATGGTTATGAAAGGCCAAAAGCCTAATGCCGTCTCTTACTCTATCATGATTCATGGGTACGCCACAAAAGGATGTTTCGATGAAATGGCTGATCTCTTCAATTCCATGGTACGAAATGGTATCGTTCCTGACCGCAAGGTTTTCAACATACTGATCAAAGCGTATGCTGCACGTGGGATGATGGATGATGCTATGCTTATGTTTGAAGAAATGCGGCAGCAAGGAGTGAACCCAAATGTAGTCAACTATGCAACAGTAATTGACGCGCTTTGCAAAATGGGTAGGCTGGATGATGCTCTGGAAAAATTCGGTGAGATGGTTGATCAGGGAGTATCACCTAACATAGGTGTTTACCAATGCCTGGTTCTGGGTTCTTGCTCTCTTGGTGATTTTGGGAAAGCTAAGGAATTGATATCTGAAGCAATTAACAAAGGTGTGTGTTCTAATAATGTGTTCTTCTATCCTATAATAAACAACCTGTGCAAAGAAGGAAGGGTAACGGAGGCACAAGATATGTTTGACTTCATTATAAGTATAGGTCAGCGGCCTGATGTTGTTATGTACAGTTCACTGATGGATGGGTATTGCCTTGTTGGCCAGATGGAGGAAGCGCTTAGAGTACTTGATGCTATGGAGTCAGCTGGCCTCAGACCTGATGCTGTTGCTTATGGTACACTTCTTAATGGCTATTGTAAAACTGGAAGGATTGACGATGCTTTGAGTCTTTTCAGGGAAATGTCACTCAACGGGGTTAAGCCCACAACTTGTATTTACAACATCATACTTGATGGGTTATTTCGCGCAGGGAGAACAGTTCCTGCAAAGGAAAAATTCCATACAATGATTGAATCTGGCATACCAGTGGGCATTGACACGTACAATACAGTTCTTCGTGGACTTTGTCAAAATAACAGCGTTAACGAAGCAATGGAGCTGTTTGAGAAATTACGAGCTATGAGCGTGAAGATCGATATCATAACTCTCAATATTATGATTTGTGCAATGTTTAAAACCAGGAGAATAGAAGAAGCCAAGGAAATGTTTGCTACCATCCCAAACAATGGGCTGGTGCCTTCTGTTAAGACTTATAGAATAATGATGACGAATTTCATAAAAGAAGGATTGCTGGCAGAGGCTCATGATATCTTTTCAGCAATGGAGAAGACTAGGTGTGCTCCCGACTCCAAAATGCTAAATCTTGTGGTCAGGCTCTTACTGAAGGAAGGTGATATATTGAGGGCTGGAAGTTATCTTTTTAAAATTGAAGAGAAGAATTTTGCACTTGAAGCTTCAACCATTGGATCGCTGATCTCTGTCTTCTCAAGTAAAAAGACATGCCAGAAATACATAAAATTGCTCCCTGAAAAGTTCAATTTTCTTGTGGAAGCCAGCCACAGTTGA